The Candidatus Koribacter versatilis Ellin345 genome has a segment encoding these proteins:
- a CDS encoding TlpA family protein disulfide reductase: MKNNIAILGFAVLVIAAMLFVGSNIARKKQAEAARSGSLVVGQVVGKPAPDFTLQTLDGKKVTLSDLRGKAVVLNFWATWCPPCKVELPWFVDFQKQYGPQGLQIVGISEDEGGKEKVAAFVKEMGVNYTIAVDDDTVSRKYGDVEDLPTTFYIDRNGKIVQFAMGLADRSEIEEKIKSALAQ, from the coding sequence TTGAAGAACAACATCGCAATCCTGGGCTTTGCCGTGCTGGTGATCGCGGCCATGCTTTTTGTCGGCAGCAACATCGCGCGCAAAAAGCAAGCAGAAGCTGCGCGTAGCGGATCTCTCGTTGTCGGACAGGTTGTCGGCAAGCCCGCACCGGACTTCACCTTGCAAACCCTCGACGGCAAGAAGGTGACGCTCTCCGATCTTCGCGGCAAAGCCGTGGTGCTCAACTTCTGGGCCACGTGGTGCCCTCCCTGCAAAGTCGAACTGCCGTGGTTCGTAGATTTCCAGAAGCAATACGGCCCACAGGGATTGCAGATCGTCGGCATTTCGGAAGACGAAGGCGGTAAGGAGAAAGTCGCAGCGTTCGTAAAGGAGATGGGCGTGAACTACACCATCGCCGTGGACGACGACACTGTCTCGCGCAAATATGGCGACGTCGAAGACCTACCCACTACCTTCTATATTGATCGGAACGGTAAGATTGTGCAGTTCGCGATGGGGCTCGCTGATCGCAGCGAGATTGAAGAAAAGATCAAGTCCGCACTGGCTCAATAG
- a CDS encoding protein-disulfide reductase DsbD domain-containing protein — protein sequence MRMQHWIFTTIALSLPLAVAAQSEFSSPKPSVEIVKVESAPLIKGKSANVTLNFRVASGYHINSNKPNSELLIPTVLKLSPPTDLSIGNIQYPGGEQLSFAFAPDEKLSVYTGDFSVQATARSIGAIHAGNYRVHGELKFQACDNSACYPPKSIPVNFDVQVENAPKPGHKNPAQSPNVHN from the coding sequence ATGAGAATGCAGCACTGGATTTTCACGACAATCGCTCTGTCCTTACCGCTTGCCGTCGCAGCCCAGAGTGAGTTCTCGTCTCCGAAACCATCCGTCGAGATCGTGAAAGTCGAAAGCGCTCCATTGATTAAGGGCAAGTCGGCGAACGTCACTTTGAACTTCCGCGTCGCTTCCGGCTACCACATCAATTCGAACAAGCCTAACTCCGAGCTGCTAATTCCCACGGTCTTGAAGTTGAGCCCTCCGACGGATCTCTCAATCGGGAATATTCAATATCCGGGCGGCGAACAACTCTCCTTTGCCTTCGCCCCCGACGAGAAACTCAGCGTGTATACCGGAGATTTCTCGGTTCAGGCCACCGCCCGCTCCATCGGCGCGATCCATGCCGGTAACTATCGCGTGCACGGCGAACTGAAATTCCAAGCCTGCGACAACAGCGCCTGTTATCCGCCAAAGTCCATTCCAGTGAACTTTGACGTTCAGGTCGAGAACGCGCCCAAACCCGGGCATAAGAATCCAGCGCAGAGTCCCAACGTTCACAACTAA
- the gltX gene encoding glutamate--tRNA ligase yields the protein MSSQVSSPVRVRFAPSPTGYLHVGGARTALFNWLYARHVGGTLVLRIEDTDLERSTPEMVEGILVGMRWLGLNWDEGPYYQTQRMDLYKAAAEKLVASGHAYYCFCSKEGLEQRRKAATAAGRAPQYDESCRKIGREDAAARKQGGAPCAVRFAVPETGNTKFQDAVFGEVEFANPELEDFVLLRSDGVPTYHLSVVVDDVDMKISHILRGADHISNTPKQVLLYQAMGATLPIFAHVPLILGPDKTRLSKRHGATSVISYSDEGIVPEAFRNFLALLGWTAPEGSPEKLGDEELIKLFSLEGISHSNAVFDRPKLDWFNTEYIRAYPAEKLLPLIQKEWQKVGLTPANPDAQHLVATIELLKPRARNLKDFAGSFKAFFTDDYANDPEAVEKFLKDPAVREMLVELGERYANAGEFTEQSTEQVLRDLAAEKGVKAGGLINGARVALTGQAVAPSLFAVMVNLGREKTVSRLRRAKEIQ from the coding sequence ATGAGCAGCCAAGTCAGCAGTCCCGTTCGCGTCCGCTTTGCTCCGTCCCCTACCGGCTACCTCCACGTTGGTGGAGCCCGAACTGCTTTATTCAATTGGCTTTACGCCCGTCATGTGGGGGGCACGCTGGTGCTCCGAATCGAGGATACCGACCTCGAACGGTCGACGCCGGAAATGGTCGAAGGCATCCTCGTCGGAATGCGCTGGCTCGGCTTGAATTGGGATGAGGGTCCGTACTATCAAACGCAACGGATGGATCTATACAAGGCGGCAGCCGAGAAGCTGGTTGCTTCCGGCCACGCCTATTACTGTTTTTGTTCCAAGGAAGGACTAGAGCAGCGGCGCAAAGCCGCCACGGCGGCTGGCCGCGCCCCGCAGTATGACGAGTCGTGCCGGAAGATCGGCCGCGAGGATGCTGCCGCACGAAAACAGGGCGGAGCACCTTGCGCGGTGAGGTTCGCGGTTCCGGAGACCGGCAATACGAAGTTTCAGGATGCGGTGTTTGGCGAGGTCGAGTTTGCAAACCCCGAACTCGAAGATTTTGTCCTACTGCGATCGGATGGGGTTCCCACCTATCACCTGAGCGTTGTGGTGGACGATGTGGACATGAAGATCAGCCACATCCTTCGCGGCGCGGACCACATTTCGAACACTCCGAAGCAAGTATTGCTCTACCAGGCGATGGGTGCGACGTTACCGATATTCGCGCACGTGCCGCTGATTCTCGGGCCGGACAAGACGCGATTGAGCAAGCGCCATGGCGCGACTAGCGTCATCTCGTACTCGGACGAAGGAATTGTTCCGGAGGCGTTCCGCAACTTCCTGGCGTTGCTTGGATGGACGGCTCCCGAAGGTTCGCCGGAAAAGCTCGGCGATGAAGAACTGATCAAGCTTTTCTCGCTGGAAGGCATCTCTCACTCGAACGCGGTATTCGATCGGCCGAAGCTGGATTGGTTCAACACCGAATACATTCGGGCGTATCCGGCGGAGAAGCTGTTGCCGTTGATCCAGAAAGAATGGCAGAAGGTTGGACTGACGCCGGCGAACCCCGACGCGCAACACCTCGTCGCAACGATTGAATTGCTGAAGCCACGGGCGCGAAACCTGAAGGACTTTGCAGGATCGTTCAAGGCGTTCTTCACCGACGATTATGCGAACGATCCGGAGGCGGTTGAGAAGTTCCTGAAGGATCCCGCGGTGCGCGAGATGCTGGTGGAACTCGGCGAACGATACGCCAACGCTGGCGAGTTTACGGAGCAAAGCACCGAGCAGGTGCTTCGCGACCTTGCGGCTGAGAAGGGCGTGAAAGCCGGTGGGCTGATCAACGGTGCGCGCGTCGCGCTTACTGGACAGGCCGTGGCACCGAGCTTATTCGCGGTCATGGTAAATCTCGGACGCGAAAAGACGGTGTCACGACTGCGGCGCGCGAAGGAAATCCAGTAG
- a CDS encoding diguanylate cyclase, which produces MEPLLAGTVFVPGLVALAFLLVFAYLQRQSSERYFHSWQWFWFANTAYYALVAVADTHPKIPAYASLAHTAEICGAVALFVSARSFAKTEPPAWTKYLVLCALIYWTALHAIPPLRVMVRPYLHAWIAVLVVLLLATMEYARVAYQRDSAGLRWMTASTALWIVMQAGKEIPPSLLVGRYLHRGSEYLEIMPLLLLGTAMVVVLFDDERRAIQENALAFSSLDIDPTTPVTREQIQPSIESLLTRFMSLLRLEQAVLYVSEPWRGSVPSVARGFSPDFITRLEVQNAGDYLADIAFRRGGILSIHSLKELQGPMRSAAHPGLTSLVNTLKEENISRFSAVCLQTRERNMGVVIFPHGKRHAFSASRLRLLLSVSMQMGMTLENYLLVHDAHRRTKEFELLTQIGQVISSRLDPDEVLAAVHRELGRLFDTSNFYVAFLEGLELRYEFETVGAIRQPRRSRRSKNGLSDFVIRTGQPILIRSDMKRVSQRLGIEPSSHPAKCFIGVPIRIGAVSVGVVAALNFDREFVYEQRDVEVLATAAGQVAVAIENARMFAHEQRRARYLSFLNNVSQTAISSQNAEEMLSEIVGQIQKNFNYDHIGIGILDYATKEIEIKAEAGTTAHAKGKRVALGVGVLGRVARTGDTSLVQDTAATHLAGILPDSRSALCIPITYAEQLLGVLNIESRRENAFTEEDTLLLRTLADLLATALHNAFVFQKMQQQSITDALTGSKTRRYFLEALQSEWKRASRSTRPFSVVMIDLDKFKQVNDTMGHLEGDLVLARIARLLEQKCRQSNVVARFGGDEFVILMPETGVDQAQILAERLRLWIATDPMLSEHQITGSFGVATYPIHGSSVEDIMRVADAGMYVSKHAGGNKVATADEFIDGQNTSVQRQLISAYVEGFLQREHYGPEYTSELVSALKKFSENEAEGKREVMMDAILALNRASESRELFASGHGEQVARTAEIIARELGIGGQDIQDLIFAARIHDVGKIVVPEKILNKPAMLTEDEHYLVAMHANVGAEIIDAIPDAQHIRQMVRHHHEAFDGSGYPDGLKGEQIPLYARIISVAEAYVSMMVDRSYRAARSQADAVRELESRSGSQFDGMLVRILIRQFKAERAAQGND; this is translated from the coding sequence ATGGAACCCCTATTGGCAGGCACCGTCTTTGTTCCAGGGCTCGTCGCCCTCGCGTTCCTGCTCGTCTTCGCGTATCTCCAGCGCCAATCCTCCGAACGGTATTTCCATAGCTGGCAGTGGTTCTGGTTCGCCAACACCGCTTACTACGCACTCGTTGCGGTGGCCGACACTCACCCCAAGATTCCAGCCTATGCCTCGTTGGCTCACACCGCTGAAATCTGTGGAGCGGTCGCGCTCTTTGTTTCCGCTCGATCCTTCGCGAAGACCGAACCTCCTGCGTGGACCAAGTACCTCGTTCTTTGCGCCCTCATTTATTGGACAGCCCTCCACGCCATCCCGCCACTAAGGGTCATGGTTCGGCCGTACCTGCACGCGTGGATCGCTGTTCTCGTCGTGCTGTTACTCGCCACCATGGAGTACGCGCGCGTTGCCTATCAGCGCGACTCCGCCGGCCTTCGCTGGATGACTGCATCCACCGCCCTTTGGATTGTTATGCAGGCCGGCAAGGAAATTCCGCCGTCCTTGCTCGTCGGACGCTATCTCCATCGCGGATCCGAGTACCTCGAAATCATGCCGTTGCTCCTGCTCGGTACGGCGATGGTGGTTGTGCTCTTTGACGACGAACGTCGCGCCATCCAGGAAAACGCGCTGGCATTTTCTTCGCTCGATATCGATCCCACCACGCCGGTCACGCGCGAACAGATTCAACCCAGCATCGAAAGCCTCCTCACCCGGTTCATGAGTCTCCTGCGTCTCGAGCAGGCGGTGCTCTACGTCTCCGAGCCTTGGCGCGGCAGTGTGCCTTCGGTCGCCCGCGGTTTCTCGCCGGATTTCATCACCCGGCTCGAGGTCCAGAACGCCGGCGACTATCTCGCCGACATCGCTTTCCGCCGTGGCGGCATCCTGAGCATTCACTCGCTCAAGGAACTGCAAGGGCCCATGCGTTCCGCTGCCCACCCCGGATTGACCTCGTTGGTCAACACACTGAAGGAAGAAAACATCTCGCGGTTCAGTGCCGTCTGTCTTCAGACGCGCGAGCGCAACATGGGTGTCGTCATCTTCCCCCACGGCAAGCGCCATGCCTTCAGTGCCAGCCGCCTGCGTCTTCTTTTATCGGTCAGCATGCAGATGGGCATGACGCTCGAGAACTACCTGCTGGTTCACGACGCTCATAGGCGAACCAAAGAATTCGAACTGCTCACGCAGATCGGTCAGGTCATCAGTTCGCGCCTCGATCCCGACGAAGTTCTCGCCGCCGTGCATCGCGAACTCGGACGTCTGTTCGACACCAGCAACTTCTACGTGGCCTTCCTGGAAGGCTTGGAGCTTCGCTACGAGTTCGAAACCGTCGGCGCTATTCGTCAGCCCCGGCGTTCACGGAGGTCGAAGAACGGTCTCAGCGATTTCGTCATCCGTACCGGCCAGCCAATCCTGATTCGCTCGGACATGAAGCGCGTCAGCCAGCGTCTCGGCATCGAGCCCAGCTCGCATCCGGCGAAGTGCTTCATCGGCGTGCCCATCCGCATTGGCGCCGTCAGTGTCGGCGTTGTTGCCGCGCTGAACTTCGATCGCGAATTTGTTTATGAGCAGCGCGACGTCGAAGTCCTCGCCACCGCTGCCGGACAGGTCGCTGTTGCGATTGAGAACGCGCGCATGTTCGCGCACGAACAACGTCGCGCTCGCTATCTCTCGTTCTTGAACAACGTTTCGCAGACGGCCATCTCCAGCCAGAACGCCGAGGAGATGCTCAGCGAAATCGTTGGCCAGATCCAGAAGAACTTTAATTACGACCACATCGGCATCGGAATTCTCGACTACGCCACCAAGGAAATCGAAATCAAAGCCGAAGCCGGCACCACAGCGCATGCGAAGGGCAAGCGCGTCGCGCTCGGCGTCGGTGTGCTCGGTCGCGTTGCACGCACCGGCGACACTTCCCTGGTTCAAGATACTGCCGCCACGCATCTCGCAGGCATTCTGCCCGATTCGCGTTCTGCTCTCTGTATCCCCATCACCTACGCCGAGCAGTTGCTCGGCGTGCTCAACATCGAGAGCCGCCGCGAAAACGCCTTCACGGAAGAAGACACGCTGCTCCTGCGGACGCTCGCTGACTTGCTCGCCACCGCGCTGCACAACGCCTTTGTCTTCCAGAAAATGCAGCAGCAGTCCATTACAGACGCGCTCACCGGCAGCAAGACGCGCCGTTACTTCCTGGAAGCTCTGCAATCAGAATGGAAGCGCGCCTCGCGTTCCACGCGACCGTTCTCGGTGGTGATGATCGACCTCGACAAGTTCAAGCAGGTCAACGACACCATGGGCCATCTCGAGGGCGATCTCGTGCTCGCTCGCATTGCGCGCCTGCTCGAACAGAAATGCCGCCAGTCGAATGTGGTTGCCCGCTTCGGCGGCGATGAGTTTGTCATCCTCATGCCAGAAACCGGTGTCGACCAGGCCCAGATTCTCGCCGAACGCCTACGCCTCTGGATCGCGACCGATCCGATGCTGAGCGAGCACCAGATCACCGGCAGCTTCGGCGTTGCGACTTATCCCATTCACGGCTCTTCGGTCGAAGACATCATGCGCGTGGCTGATGCCGGCATGTATGTCTCCAAGCATGCTGGCGGCAACAAGGTCGCCACCGCCGACGAATTCATCGACGGCCAGAACACCTCCGTCCAACGTCAGTTGATCAGCGCTTACGTCGAAGGTTTCCTCCAGCGTGAACACTATGGTCCCGAATACACATCCGAACTCGTCAGTGCATTGAAGAAGTTTTCTGAGAACGAAGCTGAGGGCAAGCGCGAAGTCATGATGGACGCCATCCTCGCGCTCAATCGTGCGAGTGAATCGCGTGAGCTCTTCGCCTCCGGACACGGTGAGCAGGTCGCGCGCACTGCGGAAATCATCGCCCGCGAATTAGGAATTGGTGGGCAAGATATTCAGGACCTCATCTTCGCCGCGCGCATTCACGACGTCGGCAAGATCGTCGTCCCGGAGAAGATCCTCAACAAACCGGCGATGCTGACCGAAGACGAGCACTATCTCGTCGCCATGCACGCCAACGTCGGCGCCGAGATTATCGACGCCATCCCCGACGCCCAGCACATTCGCCAGATGGTTCGCCATCACCACGAGGCCTTCGATGGCTCCGGCTATCCCGACGGTCTCAAGGGCGAACAGATCCCGCTCTACGCGCGCATCATCTCCGTCGCCGAGGCCTACGTCTCGATGATGGTCGACCGCTCCTACCGCGCCGCCCGCAGCCAGGCCGACGCCGTCCGCGAACTCGAAAGCCGCAGCGGCTCGCAGTTCGATGGCATGCTGGTGAGAATCCTAATTCGCCAGTTCAAGGCCGAAAGAGCGGCGCAAGGGAACGACTAG
- a CDS encoding zinc finger Ran-binding domain-containing protein, with protein sequence MFELIGLAIAVSAIVALARGRGASTVLFGVISVVGWVVIRYGALFVVRSEDGVLLAMIGAWAWLGAIALYLRFVVGAKMPKPDGKWNCSSCNYLNERSSVICEACQTPYQPKASAADAG encoded by the coding sequence ATGTTCGAACTCATCGGCCTCGCCATTGCAGTCTCCGCAATCGTCGCCCTCGCGCGCGGTCGAGGCGCATCTACCGTGCTCTTCGGCGTGATCTCGGTTGTCGGTTGGGTTGTTATTCGCTACGGCGCTTTATTCGTGGTGAGATCTGAGGATGGCGTCCTGCTCGCGATGATCGGCGCCTGGGCATGGCTTGGCGCCATCGCTCTCTACCTGCGCTTTGTTGTTGGAGCAAAGATGCCGAAGCCTGACGGCAAATGGAACTGTTCGAGCTGTAACTACCTGAACGAGCGCAGCTCCGTCATTTGCGAAGCCTGCCAAACTCCCTACCAGCCGAAAGCGAGCGCCGCCGACGCCGGTTAG
- the ispF gene encoding 2-C-methyl-D-erythritol 2,4-cyclodiphosphate synthase, whose amino-acid sequence MIRVGLGFDSHEFREGIPLRIGGLTIPHTHGLSGHSDGDVLLHAITDALLGAVAAGDIGAFFPPSDPKWKGANSVVFIEEAMRHIETAGYRVGNVDCSLVLNAPKIGPHAKAIQESVAKLLKIEPTAVGIKAKTPEGLNLDGTALAHVVVLLEKR is encoded by the coding sequence ATGATCCGCGTTGGCTTAGGCTTCGACTCCCACGAGTTTCGCGAAGGTATTCCGCTGCGTATTGGCGGACTCACGATTCCACATACTCACGGCTTGAGCGGGCATAGTGATGGCGATGTGCTGCTGCACGCCATCACGGATGCGCTGCTCGGAGCCGTTGCGGCCGGGGACATAGGAGCGTTCTTTCCGCCGAGTGATCCGAAGTGGAAGGGCGCGAACTCCGTCGTGTTCATCGAAGAAGCGATGCGGCATATTGAGACGGCGGGCTATCGCGTCGGCAATGTGGATTGCTCGCTGGTGCTGAATGCGCCGAAGATCGGGCCGCATGCGAAAGCAATCCAGGAGAGCGTGGCGAAACTGCTGAAGATCGAGCCGACGGCGGTGGGCATCAAGGCTAAGACGCCGGAGGGATTGAATCTCGACGGGACTGCCTTGGCGCATGTGGTGGTGCTGCTGGAGAAGCGCTAA